The sequence GACTATGCTCAACTTAACGTCAGATGGCTGTAATTGTATTGATTAAATGGATCTCAATAACAAACAACGTCAGATTTTAGAGTTAATTTTTACAAATCCTCTACCATCTAATATTCTTTGGAAAGATATCGAAAGTTTGTTTATCGCTCTAGGTGCTGATATTACTCAAGGTAGAGGTTCGCGGGTTCGAGTGAAATTAAATGATATGAAAGCTGTTTTTCATGAACCGCATCCGCAAAATGAGACAGATAAAGGAGCAGTTAAATCTGTTAGAGAATTTTTGATTAAGGCAGGAATTGAAATATGATTACTTATAAAGGATACACAGCT is a genomic window of Fortiea contorta PCC 7126 containing:
- a CDS encoding type II toxin-antitoxin system HicA family toxin, giving the protein MDLNNKQRQILELIFTNPLPSNILWKDIESLFIALGADITQGRGSRVRVKLNDMKAVFHEPHPQNETDKGAVKSVREFLIKAGIEI